A section of the Thermotoga caldifontis AZM44c09 genome encodes:
- a CDS encoding DUF2059 domain-containing protein, with amino-acid sequence MVLAVTLIVAGLGLLIFGARVFFAVLFLAAGLYLIISLLKIRIRNKRRREKELSFLKEQLRDKLSEEDLEWLTSFFTSPTGRKLIVWIEDKHDNTTVRISIPVSLILLLKPFLNSLAPIAARFLNKKIPFSVSEEDLKVAMKLINSCLDEISTYRGDFVLVETETTTVRIGLV; translated from the coding sequence ATGGTGCTCGCAGTGACTCTGATCGTGGCGGGACTTGGATTGCTGATCTTCGGTGCCAGGGTGTTTTTTGCTGTGCTGTTCCTCGCCGCAGGGCTCTATCTCATCATTTCACTTTTGAAGATCAGGATCAGGAACAAAAGAAGGCGAGAGAAAGAACTTTCTTTCCTCAAAGAACAGCTCAGAGACAAGCTCAGTGAGGAAGATTTAGAATGGCTCACGAGCTTTTTCACATCACCGACGGGAAGAAAACTCATCGTCTGGATCGAAGACAAACATGACAACACCACCGTGAGGATCTCGATACCCGTTTCGTTGATCCTGCTTTTGAAACCGTTCCTCAACTCGCTCGCACCGATCGCTGCACGGTTTTTGAACAAGAAGATACCTTTCTCCGTGTCGGAAGAAGATCTGAAGGTCGCGATGAAGTTGATCAATTCTTGTCTTGACGAGATATCAACGTACAGGGGAGACTTCGTCCTCGTCGAAACTGAAACCACAACGGTCAGGATCGGTCTGGTGTGA
- a CDS encoding ribosomal-processing cysteine protease Prp, which produces MIKARFTSVNGHYVSFSFEGHSEFDAKGRDIVCAAVSALAQHTARMLAERCGAIVEKGPARLKVELAQPSEMSDLLIEELYRSVDNIRSQYPQNLSVEVKIDENRHTVVRS; this is translated from the coding sequence GTGATAAAGGCGAGGTTCACTTCGGTGAACGGCCACTACGTCTCCTTCTCTTTTGAAGGTCACAGCGAATTCGATGCCAAGGGAAGAGACATCGTCTGTGCGGCCGTGAGCGCATTGGCACAGCACACGGCAAGAATGCTCGCCGAACGCTGTGGGGCCATCGTTGAAAAGGGACCAGCAAGGTTGAAAGTAGAACTGGCTCAGCCGAGCGAAATGTCGGATCTTTTGATCGAAGAACTCTATCGAAGCGTTGATAACATCAGGTCGCAGTACCCACAAAACTTGTCGGTGGAGGTGAAGATCGATGAAAATCGACATACAGTTGTTCGGTCGTAG
- the rplU gene encoding 50S ribosomal protein L21: protein MYAIIETGGKQYRVSEGDIVAVEKLPQAEGEPVVFDRVVHVSTDQGVKIGQPYVEGCSVQGIVMKHEKARKVMSIRYRPKKNVRRRRGHRQWYTLVRIEKINVGEGS, encoded by the coding sequence GTGTACGCGATCATCGAAACTGGCGGAAAGCAGTACCGTGTCAGTGAAGGTGACATCGTGGCGGTGGAGAAACTGCCGCAAGCAGAGGGTGAACCGGTCGTGTTCGACCGTGTGGTTCACGTCTCTACAGACCAGGGAGTCAAGATAGGTCAGCCTTACGTGGAAGGTTGCAGCGTTCAAGGCATCGTGATGAAACACGAGAAAGCCCGAAAGGTGATGTCGATAAGGTACCGGCCAAAGAAGAACGTTCGAAGAAGGCGTGGACACAGACAGTGGTACACTCTGGTCAGGATCGAGAAGATCAACGTTGGTGAGGGCTCGTGA
- the rplM gene encoding 50S ribosomal protein L13: protein MARPLPIQKTTIVRNAGGKWYLVDASGKVLGRLASQIAKYLMGKNEPTFFPGVDNGNYVVVINADKVVLTGKKLDQKIYYRHSNYPGGLKMQTARQLLQTHPERLIYLAVKRMLPKRALGDRYLKRLKVYASDKHPHEAQKPIPIEI from the coding sequence ATGGCACGCCCTTTACCGATACAGAAAACCACGATCGTGAGGAACGCTGGAGGAAAATGGTATCTGGTCGACGCGTCCGGGAAAGTACTTGGTAGGCTTGCGAGTCAGATAGCCAAGTATTTGATGGGAAAGAACGAACCGACGTTCTTCCCAGGCGTTGACAACGGCAACTACGTGGTGGTCATCAACGCGGACAAGGTCGTCCTGACGGGTAAGAAACTCGATCAGAAGATCTATTACCGCCACAGCAATTATCCAGGTGGATTGAAGATGCAAACGGCGAGGCAACTGCTCCAGACACATCCCGAAAGGTTGATATACCTGGCAGTGAAAAGAATGTTGCCCAAGAGAGCACTTGGAGACAGGTACCTGAAGAGGCTCAAAGTGTACGCTTCTGATAAACACCCCCACGAAGCTCAAAAGCCAATACCGATCGAAATATGA
- the rpoD gene encoding RNA polymerase sigma factor RpoD — MVEQEEKALYDEKEEKPAKVLSPEEIEKKIKNLIRLGKRKGFITYDDIDRAFPPDYDGFDSSLIERIYEELEKNKITIQDSEPESLDEIESEVEGISAVEEEGPEVYDNVSLKDPIKMYLREIGKIPLLTPSQERELARRAQMGNERAKKKLIESNLRLVVSIAKRYIGRGLSFLDLIQEGNIGLLKAVEKFDWRKGYKFSTYATWWIRQAITRAIADQARTIRIPVHMVETINKLNRVSREYYQKYGEQPTVEELAKLMNKPVEKIEEVLQASRETVSLESPVGEDEDSVMGDFIADESIASPKKEAMRMLIREELEKVLKTLNPREAMVLKMRYGLLDGKAKTLEEVGQYFNVTRERIRQIEVKALRKLRHPSRSKYLKSLITLLDDHER, encoded by the coding sequence ATGGTAGAGCAGGAAGAAAAGGCGCTCTACGATGAGAAAGAAGAAAAACCCGCCAAGGTACTCAGCCCGGAGGAGATAGAGAAAAAGATCAAGAACCTCATCAGGCTCGGTAAAAGGAAAGGATTCATCACCTACGATGATATAGACCGCGCTTTCCCGCCGGATTACGACGGCTTCGATTCTTCATTGATCGAGAGGATCTACGAAGAACTGGAAAAGAACAAGATAACGATCCAGGACTCCGAGCCGGAGTCTCTTGACGAGATCGAGTCTGAAGTTGAAGGCATCTCGGCCGTGGAAGAAGAAGGTCCCGAGGTCTACGACAACGTGTCCCTCAAAGATCCGATAAAGATGTACCTGAGGGAGATCGGGAAGATACCGTTGCTCACACCGTCGCAGGAGAGGGAACTCGCGAGGCGCGCCCAGATGGGAAACGAGAGGGCCAAGAAAAAACTCATTGAGTCCAACCTGCGGTTGGTGGTGAGTATAGCCAAACGTTACATTGGCCGCGGCCTCTCTTTCCTCGACCTCATTCAGGAGGGCAACATCGGTTTGCTCAAAGCCGTAGAAAAATTCGACTGGAGGAAGGGTTACAAGTTCAGCACCTACGCAACTTGGTGGATCAGGCAGGCGATCACGCGCGCGATCGCCGATCAAGCGAGGACCATAAGGATCCCGGTGCACATGGTCGAAACGATCAACAAGCTGAACAGGGTTAGCAGGGAGTACTATCAGAAGTACGGTGAACAGCCAACGGTGGAAGAGCTCGCCAAGCTGATGAACAAACCTGTAGAAAAGATCGAAGAAGTGCTGCAGGCGTCACGTGAAACTGTTTCTCTGGAGTCTCCAGTTGGTGAAGACGAAGATTCCGTGATGGGAGACTTCATCGCCGACGAAAGCATAGCCTCTCCAAAGAAGGAAGCCATGAGGATGCTCATAAGGGAAGAGCTGGAAAAGGTTCTGAAGACCCTGAACCCCAGGGAAGCGATGGTGCTGAAGATGCGCTATGGACTGCTCGATGGCAAGGCCAAAACGCTCGAAGAGGTCGGTCAGTACTTCAACGTGACAAGG
- a CDS encoding valine--tRNA ligase, producing MDLGTRYAPETIERKWYEFWLNKGYFTPTGVGEPFVIVIPPPNITGRIHMGHALNITLQDILVRYKRMRGYDTLWVPGEDHAGIATQNAVEKYLASQGLTREQLGREKFLEVVWNWAKKYRKEIRQQIETLGASVDWTRERFTLDEGLSRAVRKVFVELYKRGLIYRGKYMVNWCPRCKTVLADDEVEHEETQGKLYYVKYPLLDSHDYIVVATTRPETMLGDTAVAVNPKDERYKHLVGKKAILPLVGRELQIVADEYVDPAFGTGAVKITPAHDPNDFEVAKRHNLPLVDIFDDNAVVNENGGKYKGLDRYRAREAIVADLEAEGYLLKVENIVHAIGHCYRCETVVEPRLMDQWFVRMKPLAEKAIEAVETGEVKFVPERWKKVYLHWMYNVRDWCISRQLWWGHRIPVWYCEDCGETIVEEEEPKACPRCGSNRLKQDEDVLDTWFSSALWPFSTLGWPEETDDLKRYYPTTVLVTGFDIIFFWVARMIMMGYHFMGEKPFSYVYIHQLIRDKFGRKMSKSLGNGIDPIDMAEKYGTDPVRFTLAILAAQGVDIKLDERYFDTYRKFANKIWNATRFALMNLEGFEPIELDGLDIADRWILSRLQKTTRTVTEALESYDFNVAAKALYDFFWDEFCDWYIECAKPRLSLETRRIVQNVLVKVLDVSFRLLHPFMPFLSEELWQKLPIARESIVIAPWPEVEDNLIDEEAEKSFSTIQQIVRGVRNIRAELNVPPKQPLQLFVVGRPLSNEEELYVKKLAFVEQIEHVPRKPERCATAFVSSEVHVYVNVEGMNIEEEIKRLEKNISKLEEDREWLQRKLSDENFLTRAPEDAINEAKQKLSQVEERLKILRQILEDLS from the coding sequence ATGGACCTCGGTACCCGATACGCTCCCGAAACTATCGAAAGAAAATGGTACGAGTTCTGGCTGAACAAGGGTTACTTCACCCCGACAGGCGTCGGAGAACCTTTCGTCATAGTCATTCCGCCTCCGAACATCACCGGGCGCATCCACATGGGACACGCCCTCAACATAACCCTGCAGGATATACTCGTCCGCTACAAGAGGATGAGAGGTTACGATACCCTCTGGGTTCCTGGGGAAGACCATGCAGGTATAGCGACGCAGAACGCTGTCGAGAAGTACCTTGCTTCACAGGGTTTGACCCGTGAGCAACTCGGCAGGGAAAAGTTCCTGGAAGTCGTGTGGAACTGGGCGAAGAAGTATAGGAAAGAGATCAGGCAGCAGATAGAAACGCTCGGTGCTTCGGTGGACTGGACGAGGGAAAGGTTCACCCTGGACGAGGGTCTTTCCCGTGCAGTTAGGAAAGTCTTCGTCGAGCTCTACAAACGAGGTTTGATCTACAGGGGCAAATACATGGTGAACTGGTGTCCCAGGTGCAAGACGGTGCTGGCGGACGACGAGGTCGAGCACGAAGAGACTCAGGGGAAACTCTATTACGTCAAGTACCCGCTGCTGGACTCACACGATTACATCGTGGTGGCCACCACCCGCCCGGAGACGATGCTGGGCGACACCGCCGTCGCCGTGAATCCGAAAGATGAAAGGTACAAGCACCTGGTAGGTAAGAAGGCGATACTGCCACTGGTGGGCCGTGAACTGCAGATCGTTGCGGACGAATACGTTGATCCAGCGTTCGGCACGGGCGCGGTGAAGATCACTCCCGCCCACGATCCGAACGATTTCGAGGTGGCGAAACGGCACAACTTACCGCTGGTGGACATCTTTGACGATAACGCCGTGGTGAACGAGAATGGAGGTAAATACAAAGGTCTCGACAGATACAGGGCAAGGGAAGCCATAGTCGCGGATCTCGAGGCGGAAGGTTATCTGCTCAAGGTTGAAAACATTGTCCACGCCATCGGTCACTGCTACAGGTGTGAAACGGTGGTAGAACCAAGGCTGATGGACCAGTGGTTCGTCAGGATGAAACCCCTTGCGGAAAAAGCGATCGAAGCGGTTGAAACCGGTGAGGTGAAATTCGTACCAGAAAGATGGAAGAAGGTCTATCTGCACTGGATGTACAACGTGAGGGATTGGTGCATAAGCAGACAGCTCTGGTGGGGTCACAGGATTCCCGTCTGGTACTGCGAAGACTGTGGAGAAACGATCGTCGAGGAAGAGGAACCAAAGGCGTGTCCACGCTGCGGTTCGAACCGTTTGAAACAGGACGAAGACGTGCTCGATACGTGGTTCTCTTCAGCGCTATGGCCGTTCTCAACGCTCGGATGGCCTGAAGAAACGGACGATCTCAAGAGGTATTACCCCACCACGGTACTCGTCACAGGTTTCGACATCATCTTCTTCTGGGTCGCACGGATGATCATGATGGGCTATCATTTCATGGGCGAGAAACCTTTCAGTTACGTGTACATCCACCAGCTGATTCGCGACAAGTTTGGACGGAAGATGAGCAAATCCTTAGGCAACGGTATAGACCCGATAGACATGGCGGAGAAGTACGGGACAGATCCTGTTCGCTTCACGCTCGCCATCCTCGCCGCCCAGGGAGTCGACATAAAACTGGACGAGAGGTACTTCGACACGTACAGAAAGTTTGCGAACAAAATCTGGAACGCCACCAGGTTCGCCCTCATGAACCTCGAAGGGTTCGAACCCATCGAACTGGACGGTCTGGACATCGCAGACAGATGGATCCTTTCGAGGCTCCAGAAAACAACACGGACCGTCACAGAAGCTCTGGAAAGCTACGATTTCAACGTCGCCGCCAAAGCTCTGTACGATTTCTTCTGGGACGAGTTCTGCGACTGGTACATCGAGTGTGCAAAACCGAGGCTGTCCCTTGAAACGAGGAGAATTGTTCAAAACGTGCTGGTCAAGGTCCTCGACGTGAGCTTCAGATTGCTGCATCCCTTCATGCCGTTCCTCTCCGAAGAACTCTGGCAGAAACTTCCCATCGCGAGAGAATCGATCGTGATCGCTCCGTGGCCGGAAGTGGAAGACAACCTCATCGACGAAGAGGCGGAGAAATCCTTCTCGACCATCCAGCAGATCGTCAGGGGCGTGAGGAACATCCGCGCGGAACTGAACGTGCCACCCAAGCAACCTCTCCAACTTTTCGTCGTCGGAAGGCCGCTCTCGAATGAAGAGGAACTCTACGTCAAGAAGCTGGCTTTCGTTGAACAAATTGAACACGTTCCCAGAAAGCCAGAAAGATGCGCGACCGCTTTCGTATCCAGCGAGGTTCATGTCTATGTGAACGTGGAAGGTATGAACATCGAAGAAGAGATCAAACGACTCGAAAAGAACATCTCGAAGCTCGAAGAAGACAGAGAATGGCTCCAGAGAAAACTGTCGGACGAAAACTTCCTGACCCGGGCGCCCGAAGATGCCATCAACGAAGCGAAACAGAAGCTGTCCCAGGTGGAAGAAAGGCTGAAAATTTTGAGACAGATCTTGGAGGATCTCTCATGA
- the rpmA gene encoding 50S ribosomal protein L27: protein MKIDIQLFGRRKSGSIGNRDSNPKYLGVKVGDGQLVRAGNIIVRQRGTKIHPGENVGCGRDFTLFALKDGIVKFYERRNRKFVKVIPQEQ from the coding sequence ATGAAAATCGACATACAGTTGTTCGGTCGTAGGAAGAGCGGTTCGATAGGTAACAGGGACAGCAATCCGAAGTACCTTGGGGTGAAGGTTGGAGACGGTCAGTTGGTCAGAGCTGGTAACATAATCGTGAGGCAGAGAGGAACCAAGATCCATCCGGGAGAGAACGTGGGTTGCGGCAGGGATTTCACACTCTTTGCTCTCAAGGATGGGATTGTCAAGTTTTACGAGAGAAGGAACAGAAAGTTCGTAAAGGTCATTCCACAGGAACAATGA
- the dnaG gene encoding DNA primase produces MVNRDLIERIKKSVDIVELVSQYVSLQKVGSSYRGLCPFHTEKTPSFFVNPDLKLYHCFGCGAAGDAIKFLQEIEHISFQEALERLAKMAGIELKVSSGRSEKDVYVEYLTRVFTEYRKQLEQHRPVVEYLIRRGFSEEEVRSFEFGFSPQNSRIAQRVARAMSLPDEKALQYGLYRPSTGVDLFENRLILPIRDENGKIVALAGRSLDDREPKYMNSPETKFFSKKTVLFMLDKAKKAIKALDFAVICEGYFDALAFHRAGVTNAVAVLGTSLTREHITKLVPLTKNVILSFDNDDAGVKATLRSLKVLLEASFDVAILRLPEKDPDDVYKKYGPEFLKKLLSGSIPFEDYLVEVYEKFFNVSTSAGLEKYIGTLKIWAQILLRDRRMDRYEKLVEAVSKRTRLSTAQVGEMFRLQSKPVTPIVEATLPNEEDYIVYLYITHEELRNEIDEIDPQLLSERTKRLLSFLRENRDLSELDTDLREYAFRVLAKIPEGDPNKMLSDVKRRFARKAVERELSQIDSKLTSCQNDEERSLLLKKRLELVSQLRSLGGDRGGT; encoded by the coding sequence ATGGTGAACAGGGATCTCATAGAAAGGATCAAAAAGTCTGTCGACATCGTCGAGCTCGTTTCCCAGTACGTCTCTCTACAAAAGGTGGGTTCCAGCTACAGGGGGTTGTGTCCGTTTCACACTGAAAAGACCCCATCTTTTTTCGTGAATCCAGACCTGAAGCTGTACCACTGTTTTGGTTGCGGAGCGGCTGGCGATGCGATCAAGTTCCTTCAGGAAATAGAACACATCTCTTTCCAGGAAGCTCTGGAAAGGCTCGCCAAAATGGCGGGAATAGAGCTCAAAGTATCCTCAGGTCGTTCGGAAAAAGACGTCTACGTAGAGTACCTCACGAGGGTTTTCACGGAGTACAGGAAACAGCTCGAACAGCACAGGCCCGTCGTTGAGTACCTCATCAGGAGGGGATTTTCCGAGGAAGAAGTGAGGTCTTTCGAATTCGGCTTCAGTCCCCAGAACTCCCGTATCGCCCAAAGGGTGGCACGGGCCATGTCCTTGCCGGACGAGAAAGCGTTGCAGTATGGGCTCTACAGACCGAGCACGGGTGTGGACCTCTTTGAAAACAGATTGATACTGCCCATAAGGGACGAGAACGGCAAAATAGTTGCTCTCGCAGGCAGGAGCCTAGACGATCGAGAACCCAAGTACATGAACTCTCCCGAGACGAAGTTTTTCTCAAAAAAGACGGTGCTGTTCATGCTGGATAAGGCAAAGAAGGCCATCAAAGCTCTGGACTTTGCCGTGATCTGCGAAGGTTACTTCGACGCCCTGGCCTTCCACAGGGCCGGTGTGACCAACGCGGTTGCGGTTCTCGGCACCAGTTTGACGAGGGAACACATAACGAAGCTCGTGCCTCTGACAAAGAACGTGATTCTGAGCTTCGACAACGACGATGCTGGTGTCAAAGCGACGTTGAGATCTTTGAAAGTTCTGCTCGAAGCTTCTTTTGACGTTGCGATCCTGAGGTTGCCCGAAAAGGACCCAGACGATGTCTACAAGAAATACGGGCCCGAGTTCTTGAAAAAACTCCTTTCAGGGTCGATTCCTTTCGAAGATTACCTGGTGGAGGTCTACGAGAAATTCTTCAACGTCTCAACCAGTGCGGGCCTTGAAAAATACATCGGCACACTCAAAATTTGGGCTCAGATTCTGCTGAGAGACAGGAGGATGGACAGGTACGAAAAGTTGGTTGAAGCCGTTTCAAAAAGGACAAGGCTTTCTACAGCACAAGTAGGTGAGATGTTCAGACTCCAGAGCAAGCCGGTCACACCGATCGTTGAGGCCACACTCCCGAACGAAGAAGACTACATAGTCTATCTGTACATAACGCATGAAGAATTGAGGAACGAGATCGATGAGATAGATCCACAGCTCCTTTCCGAGAGAACGAAAAGGTTGCTATCCTTCTTGCGCGAAAACAGGGATCTGTCCGAGCTGGATACAGACTTGAGAGAATACGCGTTCAGAGTGCTGGCAAAGATACCCGAAGGCGATCCGAACAAGATGCTGAGCGACGTGAAAAGGCGTTTTGCGAGAAAAGCTGTTGAAAGGGAATTGTCACAAATCGACAGTAAACTGACTTCTTGTCAGAACGACGAAGAACGTAGCCTCCTCTTGAAAAAACGGCTTGAGCTGGTTTCTCAACTCAGATCACTGGGAGGTGATCGAGGTGGAACCTGA
- the rpsI gene encoding 30S ribosomal protein S9: MAVATEQVIYHGVGRRKTSVARVYLKPGNGKLIINDKEYSNAEEYFKDTVRAKHAMEPLVVTNMVGKFDVMINVRGGGLSGQAGAVRLGLARALVQFDENLRPTLREKGMLTRDPRMVERKKYGLKKARRAPQYSKR; this comes from the coding sequence ATGGCCGTCGCTACCGAACAGGTCATTTACCATGGCGTTGGTAGAAGGAAGACTTCCGTCGCCCGTGTGTATCTGAAACCTGGTAATGGAAAGCTCATCATAAACGACAAGGAATACTCAAACGCAGAAGAGTATTTTAAAGACACGGTGAGAGCCAAGCACGCGATGGAACCGCTCGTTGTGACGAACATGGTTGGAAAGTTCGACGTGATGATCAACGTCAGGGGTGGAGGACTTTCCGGACAGGCTGGTGCAGTGAGGTTGGGGCTTGCGAGGGCGCTCGTGCAGTTCGATGAGAACTTGAGACCAACGTTGAGAGAGAAGGGCATGCTCACGAGAGACCCGAGGATGGTGGAGAGGAAGAAGTACGGACTGAAGAAAGCCCGCAGGGCTCCTCAGTACTCCAAGAGATGA